The proteins below are encoded in one region of Telopea speciosissima isolate NSW1024214 ecotype Mountain lineage chromosome 10, Tspe_v1, whole genome shotgun sequence:
- the LOC122642402 gene encoding agmatine coumaroyltransferase-2-like: protein MKIVRERSRIVKPIYEGDHPPTFGHIPLTVFDRASCDTHMAIIYGYRPPTPPNAAIEQGLRKVLSEYREWAGRLGTDEKGNLIILLNDEGIKFVEASIDCTLDQVMPFKPSPMLLNLHPSLKGMEELLQVQLTRFTCGSLVIGFTAHHLVADGHSTSNFLVAWSQVCRGIDVNPRPSHDRSIFIPREPPIFEFKHGGVEFRSKNKLSKVFPLFEPFQVLDEEIVVHKVHFTLEFLANLKAKASMGHGTNKLFSTFESLMAHLWRTVTRARGLNGFEMTQVRISVNGRPRLGPCVPNEYFGNLVLWAFPSAKVEDLLHEPLPFATKLIHDAIAKVNDNYFKSFIDFASYKVDEEGLMPTADINISALCPNLEVDSWLRFPFYDLDLGGGSPFIFMPSYFPTEGMMFLIPSFKRDGSIDVFIPLFQQSLVVFKQICYSLD from the coding sequence atgaagattgtgagggagcGCTCAAGGATTGTAAAGCCAATTTATGAAGGTGATCATCCTCCAACCTTTGGCCACATTCCTCTAACCGTATTTGACAGGGCCTCATGCGACACTCATATGGCCATCATCTACGGCTATAGGCCACCCACGCCGCCTAATGCGGCGATCGAGCAAGGCCTTCGTAAGGTTTTATCGGAGTATAGGGAGTGGGCGGGCAGGTTGGGCACCGATGAGAAGGGTAACCTCATCATTCTACTCAACGACGAAGGCATCAAGTTTGTTGAAGCCTCAATTGATTGCACCCTTGATCAGGTCATGCCCTTCAAGCCATCACCCATGTTACTAAACCTTCACCCTAGCCTTAAGGGTATGGAAGAGCTTCTACAAGTCCAACTCACTCGCTTTACTTGTGGTTCCTTAGTGATTGGATTCACAGCACACCATCTAGTCGCAGATGGTCACTCAACAAGCAACTTCTTGGTTGCATGGAGCCAAGTATGTCGAGGCATTGATGTGAACCCACGTCCCTCGCACGATCGCTCCATTTTCATCCCTCGAGAGCCGCCAATCTTCGAATTCAAACATGGAGGAGTGGAGTTTAGAAGCAAGAATAAGCTCAGCAAAGTATTTCCTCTCTTTGAACCATTTCAAGTACTAGATGAAGAAATAGTGGTGCACAAGGTTCATTTCACATTGGAATTCCTAGCCAACCTCAAGGCTAAGGCTTCTATGGGCCATGGCACTAACAAGCTCTTTAGCACATTTGAGAGCTTGATGGCCCACCTTTGGAGAACTGTCACAAGGGCTCGTGGGCTTAATGGATTTGAGATGACCCAAGTTAGGATCTCAGTGAATGGGCGACCAAGGCTGGGCCCATGTGTGCCCAATGAGTATTTTGGAAATTTAGTGCTATGGGCCTTCCCTAGTGCCAAGGTAGAGGACCTCTTGCATGAACCActgccctttgcaaccaaactcATACATGATGCCATAGCCAAGGTGAATGATAACTACTTCAAATCATTCATTGATTTTGCAAGCTACAAGGTGGATGAAGAAGGGCTCATGCCCACCGCCGATATAAACATATCGGCATTGTGTCCGAATTTGGAGGTTGATAGCTGGTTGCGGTTTCCGTTCTACGACCTCGACTTGGGTGGGGGAAGTCCTTTCATTTTCATGCCATCTTATTTCCCAACAGAAGGGATGATGTTTTTAATTCCTTCCTTTAAAAGGGATGGAAGCATTGATGTGTTTATACCCTTGTTTCAACAAAGCTTAGTTGTCTTCAAACAGATCTGTTACAGTCTAGACTAG